The window CCCAGGCGCTGCAGTTATCTTTCTTGAGTATATTCAGGATCTCATCGAGTTGTACCTTGAGGATACTATCTACAACGGGCACTATGGTTTCCATCCGTCTATTGAGGTTGCGACGCATCCAATCGGCTGAGCCGATGAAAAACTCAGGGTCTCCTCCATTTTCAAAACGATAAATGCGGGAGTGCTCCAGAAACCTGCCAATTGTTGAATAGACCCTGATATTATCCGATAACCCGGGAACTCCCGCACGCAAACAGCAAAGTCCCCGAATATTCAATTCAATCGGCACGCCGGCCGAACTCGCCATATACAACTCGCGAATCATATCGCAATCCTGCAATTGATTCATTTTCGCGAAAATACCGCAAGAGCGCCCACCCCTGGCATGGGCGACCTCCCTGTGGATCAGTTCCACGAAGCGCTCTCTCAGATTGTGTGGAGCCACCATCAACATATCATAACCATGAGATGATACCCCACCGGTAAGTTCATTGAATAGAGCGGCCACGTTTTCCCCGAGCAACCGATTACAGCTGAGAATACCAAGGTCTTCGTAAACTTTTGCGGTTTGCACATTGTAATTGCCAGTGGAGACATGGACATAACGACGAATACCGCTCTGCTCCTCACGAATTACCATGGCCAGCTTCACATGGGTCTTCAAACGTTCCATTCCATACACAACGTGAACTCCAGCCCTCTCCAGCTTCTTGCCCCAGGCGATATTCGGCGCTTCGTCAAAACGCGCGGTGATTTCCACCAACACTACAACCTGTTTCCCCCTGCCGGCGGCCTCCATCAGCGCCTGCATGATCGGCGAATCCTTGCTGGTCCGATAAATTGTCAGTTTAATGGCCAGAACCTTCGGGTCTGAGGCAGCGTAACGGATAAAGCGGAGGACTGAGGTGTCAAAACATTGGTATGGAAGGTGGACAAGGATATCGCCAGCCCGGATCTCCTGAAAAAAGGTCTCCGGATCATCCATGGCGGGATCAGCCAGGCGGGGGTGGGGAGTCGGGGTAAAAGGCGGGTCACGCAGGTCAGACCGCCCCTCCACATTGAAC of the Desulfosediminicola ganghwensis genome contains:
- the ppk1 gene encoding polyphosphate kinase 1, translating into MTENRAALPVKDSKYFISRELSWLNFALRVLELTASPDLPLLEKVKFAGIMGMLHDEFAMKRLGGLRNIKRRKPNKVLDGGRTPGEEIIACREELRQQSDKVGRLVESHLRPAMNQAGIALLDYENLDVEQRRYADRFYRDAVEPILTPLAVDASHPFPFISNLGLNVAVTGEGKKSGRGKFVRLKIPANRPRWVKLPAAGASSQVAVPLEQVVAANVCRFFPDWKKLKTYFFRVIRAAKDNPWERLDVDEHEQELQPGCIIGMVTAELTYRKFAGVTLLQVSEDMPENLQLWLASQLQMDPDDIIAIKGLLATADLMKFNVEGRSDLRDPPFTPTPHPRLADPAMDDPETFFQEIRAGDILVHLPYQCFDTSVLRFIRYAASDPKVLAIKLTIYRTSKDSPIMQALMEAAGRGKQVVVLVEITARFDEAPNIAWGKKLERAGVHVVYGMERLKTHVKLAMVIREEQSGIRRYVHVSTGNYNVQTAKVYEDLGILSCNRLLGENVAALFNELTGGVSSHGYDMLMVAPHNLRERFVELIHREVAHARGGRSCGIFAKMNQLQDCDMIRELYMASSAGVPIELNIRGLCCLRAGVPGLSDNIRVYSTIGRFLEHSRIYRFENGGDPEFFIGSADWMRRNLNRRMETIVPVVDSILKVQLDEILNILKKDNCSAWDMHPDGSYRRRVPAKGEEKRSAHEMFMRRATGA